Proteins encoded together in one Thermodesulforhabdus norvegica window:
- a CDS encoding proline--tRNA ligase translates to MRYTRAFIHTFYETPKEAETPSHIFLLRGSYIYPVAAGIYTLLPLGHRVAEKIKKILREEMDGIEGQEVTMPVVNPAELWKKTKRYYDIGPELFRFHDRKNREFVLAMTHEEVITDVAKQFIKSYRDMPVMLYQIQTKVRDEARPRGGLLRVREFTMKDGYSFHPDFEDLDRYYPRVYNAYLRIFARCGLEAIPIEADTGIMGGTGSHEFMLPSDYGEDRFVTCSHCSYRANTEKAVGEKKVPENLLNENPPPVEEVSTPGITTIAQLMDFFGISREGFLKTVAYEADGKLVIAAIRGDFDISETKLANRLKAVKLELASEETLREKGLYGGFLSPVGLKGKVTVIVDESATLPIPFIAGGNKPDVHLKNVLYGRDFQADDVADIAEVREGDTCLQCREGTLSIKRGIELGHTFKLGIKYTAEDTMDVQYLDSQGNMQRVVMGCYGIGVERLMAAVVERWHDDAGIIWPVTVAPYQVILIPIGQRDNVLNTAQACYEMLKNRFEVLWDDRNESPGVKFKDADLLGIPLRVVVSQRLLESNSVEIKVRKTGEIFECPVNELVARLESIIKELTPQLEGLPYMEEEQI, encoded by the coding sequence ATGAGATATACCCGTGCATTCATACACACCTTTTACGAAACGCCCAAAGAAGCAGAAACGCCGTCTCACATCTTTCTACTCCGGGGAAGCTACATTTACCCCGTAGCGGCAGGAATCTACACACTTCTTCCACTCGGTCACAGGGTTGCCGAAAAAATCAAAAAGATCCTGCGAGAGGAGATGGACGGAATTGAAGGACAGGAAGTTACGATGCCCGTGGTCAACCCTGCAGAACTCTGGAAGAAGACGAAGCGCTACTACGACATCGGGCCCGAGCTCTTCAGGTTTCACGACAGGAAAAACCGGGAATTCGTTCTCGCAATGACCCATGAAGAAGTCATAACCGACGTGGCAAAACAGTTCATAAAATCGTATCGTGACATGCCGGTGATGCTCTATCAGATACAGACCAAGGTTCGGGATGAAGCAAGGCCCCGGGGAGGTCTTCTGAGAGTCCGGGAATTCACGATGAAAGACGGCTACAGCTTTCACCCGGACTTTGAAGACCTGGACAGGTACTACCCAAGGGTTTACAACGCTTATCTGAGAATCTTTGCCCGCTGCGGCCTTGAAGCAATCCCCATCGAGGCCGACACGGGCATAATGGGAGGAACGGGCTCTCACGAGTTCATGCTACCTTCGGATTACGGCGAGGACCGCTTCGTAACCTGTTCTCATTGCTCCTACAGGGCCAATACGGAAAAGGCCGTTGGCGAAAAGAAGGTTCCGGAAAACCTTCTGAACGAAAATCCGCCGCCCGTAGAAGAAGTAAGCACCCCGGGCATCACCACCATTGCCCAGCTCATGGACTTTTTCGGCATATCCCGTGAAGGCTTTCTGAAAACCGTTGCATACGAAGCGGACGGGAAGCTCGTCATTGCGGCCATAAGAGGCGATTTTGACATATCCGAAACAAAGCTTGCAAATAGGCTGAAAGCCGTAAAACTGGAACTCGCTTCCGAAGAAACACTTCGCGAAAAAGGCCTCTACGGCGGTTTTCTATCGCCGGTAGGGCTAAAGGGAAAGGTGACCGTGATCGTTGACGAATCCGCCACTCTTCCCATACCCTTCATTGCCGGCGGAAATAAACCCGACGTTCACCTGAAAAACGTTCTCTACGGCCGTGACTTCCAGGCGGACGACGTGGCGGACATAGCGGAAGTCCGTGAAGGAGACACCTGTCTTCAGTGCAGAGAAGGAACCCTTTCGATAAAACGGGGTATCGAACTGGGACACACCTTCAAGCTGGGAATAAAATACACCGCAGAAGACACAATGGATGTGCAATACCTCGATTCTCAGGGGAACATGCAAAGGGTTGTCATGGGCTGTTACGGCATCGGGGTGGAAAGGCTCATGGCCGCCGTCGTCGAAAGATGGCACGACGATGCGGGGATTATATGGCCCGTTACCGTGGCCCCCTATCAGGTTATTTTAATCCCCATAGGCCAGCGGGATAACGTGCTGAACACGGCCCAGGCGTGCTATGAAATGCTCAAAAATCGATTTGAAGTATTATGGGACGACAGGAATGAATCCCCCGGAGTTAAGTTCAAGGATGCCGACCTTCTCGGGATACCCCTTCGGGTCGTGGTAAGCCAGCGTCTTCTGGAATCCAATTCCGTGGAAATCAAGGTCAGAAAAACGGGCGAAATCTTTGAGTGCCCTGTAAACGAGCTCGTTGCGAGACTGGAAAGCATCATAAAAGAGCTCACGCCTCAGCTGGAAGGCCTTCCCTATATGGAAGAGGAGCAGATCTGA
- the cysC gene encoding adenylyl-sulfate kinase has translation METHRPDRCRHIVPYRGKIRREDRERLLGQKSFVLWFTGLSGSGKSTIAHRLEEELHARGKLTYVFDGDNIRSGLCSDLSFSPQARAENLRRVAEVIKLFLDAGVICFAAFISPFESERRKVREMINCDAFYEIYVKCPLEVCEARDVKGLYRLAREGKIKNYTGISSPYEEPTSPDLVVDTEKLTVEESINLLLSFLYQKKLL, from the coding sequence ATGGAGACTCATCGCCCGGATCGCTGCCGCCACATCGTACCTTACAGGGGAAAGATCAGGAGAGAAGACCGCGAACGACTGCTTGGGCAGAAAAGCTTCGTTCTCTGGTTTACGGGGCTTTCCGGATCGGGAAAATCGACCATCGCCCACAGGCTTGAAGAAGAACTGCATGCCCGGGGTAAGCTCACCTATGTTTTCGACGGAGACAACATAAGAAGCGGCCTCTGCAGCGACCTCAGCTTTTCTCCTCAGGCACGGGCGGAAAATCTCAGACGCGTAGCCGAGGTGATCAAGCTCTTCCTCGATGCCGGGGTTATCTGCTTTGCCGCCTTTATCTCACCCTTTGAATCCGAGCGAAGGAAGGTCAGGGAAATGATCAACTGTGACGCCTTCTACGAAATCTATGTGAAATGCCCTCTCGAAGTCTGCGAAGCCCGTGATGTTAAGGGCCTCTACCGCCTTGCCCGGGAAGGCAAAATTAAAAACTACACGGGCATATCGTCGCCTTACGAGGAACCCACTTCGCCCGATCTTGTTGTTGATACGGAGAAGTTGACGGTTGAAGAAAGCATTAACTTATTACTTAGCTTTCTTTATCAAAAAAAACTGTTGTAG
- a CDS encoding antibiotic biosynthesis monooxygenase family protein, whose amino-acid sequence MAIKVFIERKIEPGREIDVHHALIKLRSRAMHAPGYISGETLRSYDDPHTYLVISTWNSVEEWKRWENNPERQAIEAEIAPYLTEPPKTRIFLYTA is encoded by the coding sequence ATGGCCATCAAGGTTTTTATTGAAAGGAAGATCGAGCCGGGGAGAGAAATTGATGTACATCACGCTCTTATTAAGCTCAGGTCAAGGGCGATGCACGCCCCCGGCTACATTTCGGGAGAAACCCTCCGCTCCTATGATGATCCCCATACCTACCTCGTTATAAGTACCTGGAACAGCGTTGAAGAGTGGAAACGCTGGGAAAACAATCCCGAAAGACAGGCTATTGAAGCCGAAATCGCCCCGTACCTCACCGAACCTCCGAAAACCAGGATATTTCTGTACACAGCCTGA
- a CDS encoding AAA family ATPase, with amino-acid sequence MAVITISRGSYSHGKEVAEKVAQRLGYECVSREIILEASEHFDVPEFKLLKAIQDAPSFLDRITYGRQKYIAYIRATLLNHLKKDNVVYHGFAGHYFVRDVPHALKVRIIADFEDRVRLVMERDGLSRDEAVEFLNKLDAERRKWGQRLYGIDTNDPGLYDLVIHIKALTIDDAVDLICDAAGRDQFRATEQSRQKMEDLALAAEVKASIVEIRPDAEVEAESGVVTVSVRLPVEVDESQLIDRIRKACDRIPGVKDLSVKTVPTTLYQM; translated from the coding sequence ATGGCCGTCATTACGATTTCAAGGGGATCCTACAGTCACGGTAAGGAAGTTGCCGAAAAGGTTGCTCAAAGGCTTGGTTACGAGTGTGTGTCCAGGGAGATAATCCTTGAGGCCTCCGAGCATTTTGACGTTCCCGAGTTTAAACTCCTCAAGGCCATTCAGGATGCGCCTTCATTTCTCGACAGAATTACCTACGGAAGGCAGAAGTACATAGCCTACATCCGTGCCACCCTGCTGAATCACCTGAAGAAGGACAACGTTGTCTATCACGGTTTTGCCGGACATTACTTCGTCCGGGATGTTCCTCATGCCCTTAAGGTAAGAATCATTGCAGATTTTGAGGATAGAGTCAGGCTCGTCATGGAGCGGGACGGCCTGTCCAGAGACGAGGCCGTTGAGTTTCTGAATAAGCTCGATGCGGAGCGCAGAAAGTGGGGACAGCGTCTTTACGGCATAGACACCAACGATCCAGGCCTTTACGATCTGGTGATTCACATAAAGGCCCTTACCATCGACGATGCCGTGGATCTCATCTGCGACGCCGCAGGGCGTGATCAGTTCAGGGCAACGGAGCAGTCCAGGCAGAAGATGGAAGATCTTGCCCTCGCCGCCGAGGTAAAGGCTTCAATAGTTGAGATAAGACCCGATGCAGAGGTTGAGGCCGAATCGGGTGTCGTTACGGTCAGCGTGAGGTTGCCCGTGGAAGTGGATGAGTCTCAACTGATAGATCGTATAAGAAAAGCCTGTGATCGGATTCCCGGGGTCAAAGACCTGAGTGTTAAGACCGTGCCCACCACTCTTTATCAAATGTAA
- a CDS encoding damage-control phosphatase ARMT1 family protein — MQLKAPLSSTCQACLERLIDLTVTLATTDGELRERARRQALLIVEKLKNGPGITPAYIASRFHPIIKAICRNEDPFRERKIEEIRTAETIAARALKAMGNRLENAPEKETFSSLLTFSLIGNGLDFFRNPEELENLVTAGPNISINEGDVIYSRLSNPGATVLFLGDNAGEVFFDLPFLKFLGEIGHKVFFAVKGAPVQNDLCWQDLENISVDWGNVVVVSTGCGTVGLELEHASGYFRELYDGADVIMGKGMGHYETLGDTRDERVFLLFQAKCLPVATSSGVTLNSFVIMQPACRRT; from the coding sequence ATGCAATTGAAAGCACCTCTGTCGTCAACATGTCAAGCCTGCCTGGAAAGGCTCATAGATCTGACGGTGACACTTGCCACGACGGACGGTGAACTTCGAGAACGTGCCCGCCGGCAGGCTCTCCTTATAGTGGAAAAACTTAAGAACGGTCCGGGTATAACACCTGCCTACATTGCCAGCAGGTTTCACCCGATTATAAAAGCCATCTGTCGCAACGAAGACCCCTTCAGGGAACGCAAGATCGAAGAAATCAGGACTGCCGAAACCATTGCGGCAAGAGCTTTAAAAGCCATGGGGAATAGATTAGAAAACGCACCGGAAAAAGAAACCTTTTCAAGTCTTCTGACCTTCTCTCTTATAGGAAACGGCCTGGACTTTTTCCGAAATCCGGAAGAACTGGAAAATCTGGTCACCGCCGGTCCTAACATATCGATAAACGAAGGAGATGTAATCTACTCCCGGCTTTCCAATCCCGGTGCCACAGTCCTCTTTCTTGGCGACAATGCAGGCGAAGTATTCTTTGACCTGCCCTTCCTGAAGTTTCTTGGTGAAATCGGCCACAAAGTGTTTTTTGCCGTAAAAGGTGCGCCCGTTCAGAATGATCTTTGCTGGCAGGATCTTGAAAATATCTCCGTGGACTGGGGCAATGTCGTGGTAGTGAGTACGGGTTGTGGCACGGTGGGTCTTGAGCTTGAGCACGCATCGGGGTATTTTCGGGAACTCTACGACGGAGCCGACGTCATAATGGGTAAAGGAATGGGTCATTACGAAACATTGGGAGACACACGGGACGAGCGGGTTTTTTTACTCTTTCAGGCAAAGTGTTTGCCCGTTGCAACGAGCTCCGGAGTGACCCTCAATTCTTTCGTAATAATGCAACCTGCCTGCAGGAGGACATAA
- a CDS encoding 2-oxoacid:acceptor oxidoreductase family protein: MKRSRIEVRWHGRGGHGAVTGAMILAEAAFIEGYRGVTAAPFFGAERRGAPVIATNRFGPRPIRTFSLVTEPDVVIVLDETLMDIVDVSAGLKPDGIIIINTVRPPEDFTLSERFNVATCDAFHCAIEAGLVVSGTVLFNTTILGGFSRATGLISMKSIEKALGNNFSGEALEKNIEGARRAYENTRYLKPCTLECA; the protein is encoded by the coding sequence ATGAAAAGAAGCCGAATTGAAGTGAGATGGCACGGCCGTGGCGGGCACGGAGCCGTAACCGGCGCAATGATCCTTGCCGAAGCGGCATTTATCGAGGGCTATCGAGGCGTAACTGCGGCACCCTTTTTCGGCGCCGAGCGCCGTGGAGCTCCCGTCATAGCAACAAACCGCTTCGGGCCTCGCCCCATAAGAACCTTTTCTCTCGTTACCGAGCCCGATGTGGTTATCGTGCTGGACGAAACCCTGATGGATATCGTGGATGTTTCCGCAGGGCTTAAACCCGACGGAATCATAATAATAAACACGGTCAGACCCCCGGAAGATTTCACCCTGTCAGAAAGGTTTAACGTTGCAACCTGTGATGCCTTTCACTGTGCCATCGAAGCAGGACTAGTCGTGTCCGGAACGGTTCTTTTCAACACCACCATTCTCGGCGGGTTTTCCCGTGCAACGGGCCTGATTTCTATGAAAAGCATAGAAAAAGCCCTGGGAAACAACTTCTCGGGCGAAGCCCTTGAGAAAAATATTGAAGGAGCCCGCAGGGCCTACGAAAATACCAGGTACCTGAAACCCTGCACCCTTGAGTGCGCCTGA
- a CDS encoding methyltransferase domain-containing protein: MKSYYRELYRGKINPTVKVCSGSVLARRLGYSLELLDWLTDHDFPWDYIHPCGNPVRKGLFEPGDFVLNLGCGIGLDACALMFEATEELKAEVGYVVVNVDVVSEVLERACRWVASLRELPDDFTLLWVCADALKLPFTHETFDVVLMNGVFNVFPDKKLLLEELRRVIKKGGRLVIADIFVSTSLPDYVKTEPDAWAWCIAGALTEEEFFELLRSSGFGPCRGLDKEAIDDAFYRGVFAAERVS, encoded by the coding sequence GTGAAGAGTTATTACCGTGAGCTCTACAGGGGGAAAATTAACCCCACCGTAAAGGTTTGCTCCGGCAGTGTCCTTGCCCGCAGGCTTGGGTATTCCCTGGAGCTTCTGGATTGGCTGACGGACCATGATTTTCCCTGGGATTACATACACCCCTGTGGGAACCCGGTGAGAAAGGGTCTCTTTGAACCGGGGGATTTTGTCCTCAATCTGGGATGCGGTATCGGCCTCGATGCCTGTGCTCTAATGTTTGAGGCCACGGAAGAACTGAAGGCCGAAGTCGGGTACGTCGTCGTGAACGTTGATGTAGTTTCCGAGGTGCTTGAAAGAGCCTGCAGATGGGTAGCTTCCCTGAGAGAACTCCCTGATGATTTCACACTGTTATGGGTGTGTGCCGATGCCCTGAAACTTCCCTTCACGCACGAAACCTTCGATGTCGTGTTGATGAACGGTGTCTTTAATGTATTCCCGGACAAGAAACTCCTTCTTGAAGAATTACGGCGGGTTATCAAGAAAGGCGGACGCCTTGTTATTGCCGACATATTCGTTTCGACCTCTCTCCCGGACTACGTGAAAACGGAGCCGGATGCCTGGGCGTGGTGCATTGCAGGGGCCCTGACGGAAGAAGAGTTCTTTGAGTTGCTTCGGTCGTCGGGGTTCGGCCCCTGCAGAGGGCTTGATAAAGAGGCAATTGACGATGCCTTTTATCGGGGAGTATTTGCGGCGGAAAGGGTCTCCTGA
- a CDS encoding pentapeptide repeat-containing protein, whose protein sequence is MLIFFVVLVTYFVILSQLHNLFKTHGGWFILLKHAGWYILGICLGLVFCDLLHWVTIGSLIIAVNLIFMIYALPKSISQIKPQISESKARKIIFLVAISAVTGIIVARGLILLKYYHLIKAASTSSGDIKVVAIEDLLEFSASHKSLLNRSCSFAAYTAQSISLNAGGNSIESTLITPHIVRLTARYCRNGFQLDFREINLNGANFVKSDLPNLRFIDSNMDMVDFWQANLTGSEFVRCSLNKSKLRNALCDRAKFIALQARNADCRGGRFINSYIGWGNWEGSNFCWANLNHAIIRGAALKKVIIRNAKMEGVDARWAVFDNSDLKGAILVNGDFRNARFRGADLRGANLSGAKLDKADFRGADLRNVKGLDASSINKIIINDQTLLSVSK, encoded by the coding sequence ATGTTGATATTCTTCGTTGTTTTAGTGACTTACTTTGTTATACTCTCACAGCTCCACAATCTATTTAAAACACACGGGGGCTGGTTTATCTTACTCAAGCATGCAGGCTGGTATATTCTAGGGATTTGTCTGGGATTAGTTTTTTGCGATTTGCTCCATTGGGTTACAATCGGATCTCTTATTATAGCCGTTAACCTGATCTTCATGATATACGCTCTGCCAAAATCCATCTCTCAAATTAAACCACAGATCAGCGAAAGTAAAGCAAGGAAGATTATCTTCCTGGTGGCTATATCAGCAGTTACGGGAATAATCGTAGCACGAGGATTAATACTTTTAAAGTACTATCACTTAATAAAAGCCGCGAGTACCTCTTCGGGAGACATAAAGGTTGTTGCTATTGAAGATCTTCTTGAGTTCTCAGCGAGCCACAAATCACTTTTGAATAGAAGCTGCTCCTTCGCTGCTTATACCGCGCAAAGTATTTCTCTTAACGCCGGCGGCAATTCTATTGAATCAACACTTATTACACCTCATATCGTTCGCCTGACGGCACGTTATTGCCGGAACGGGTTTCAACTGGACTTCAGGGAAATTAACCTGAACGGTGCAAACTTTGTTAAATCGGATTTACCCAATCTGAGGTTCATAGACTCAAATATGGACATGGTGGATTTCTGGCAGGCTAACCTGACCGGTTCAGAATTTGTGCGGTGCAGTTTAAATAAAAGCAAATTACGAAATGCCTTGTGTGACAGGGCAAAATTTATCGCCCTTCAAGCGAGAAACGCCGACTGTCGCGGAGGTCGTTTTATAAATTCTTACATTGGATGGGGAAACTGGGAAGGAAGTAATTTCTGCTGGGCTAATCTAAATCATGCAATTATTCGTGGTGCCGCTCTGAAAAAGGTTATTATTAGAAACGCTAAAATGGAAGGAGTGGATGCCCGGTGGGCTGTATTTGATAATTCCGATCTGAAAGGTGCAATTCTGGTGAACGGAGATTTTAGAAACGCCCGGTTTAGAGGGGCCGATCTCAGGGGTGCGAATCTTTCGGGTGCTAAATTAGATAAAGCCGATTTTCGAGGCGCCGATCTCAGAAATGTTAAGGGACTTGATGCTTCGAGTATAAACAAAATAATAATCAACGATCAGACCTTACTGTCGGTTAGCAAATAG
- a CDS encoding 4Fe-4S binding protein, which translates to MKKEYRIESDPYIFAHGELCEGEAGKTGGWRSYRPVIDHSRCTPSKNQKPSCFLCWLYCPEGVVSRTIPVVINYDYCKGCGICAEECPTRAIEMVDESAFRRQEDGRENQETLSAANTPR; encoded by the coding sequence ATGAAGAAGGAGTATCGAATTGAAAGCGATCCCTACATCTTTGCTCATGGCGAACTCTGTGAAGGAGAAGCCGGGAAGACCGGTGGGTGGCGCAGCTACCGCCCCGTTATCGACCACTCCAGGTGCACTCCCAGCAAAAACCAGAAGCCCTCGTGCTTTCTCTGCTGGCTTTACTGCCCGGAGGGCGTGGTCAGCCGGACCATACCGGTAGTGATAAACTACGACTACTGCAAGGGCTGTGGAATTTGCGCGGAAGAATGCCCTACCAGAGCCATTGAGATGGTTGACGAATCGGCCTTCAGGCGGCAGGAGGACGGCAGAGAAAATCAGGAGACCCTTTCCGCCGCAAATACTCCCCGATAA
- a CDS encoding LPS-assembly protein LptD yields MPPGYTRFLLLVCILSILSGIPGPCHAFESPLTEDAKSIISKDRNPWTLSADTIEYDRNRDEYVARGKVRLQSGEKLILADYARFNRLNGSVHLKGNVLLKYGKDWIRGASVIWNLNSETGYVEEGLAYFSKSNFYLQASYLEKRDNDVYYLKDGFITTCTPENPDWKISFDRLRVPSEGFATGKGLAFRIGSVPVVYVPWGTFPVRKQRQSGFLAPVVGVSELQGFELEIPYFWAVDRSRDVTLFAHYLQKRGVMGGAELRWSSLKWGEGILMANYLHDEADRDHLLDQNVPFKTENRYWLRGLASFSLPSDVEARLRLDMISDENFLREFEKGSPSYEYTDKAFRNFLGTGVLDDKTITARESNLYMMKRWQDSELTLDAHYWDEEKDILRDRTTQLLPALAYLQAQTLSNRFSAYYNLESSVTHFWQDEGNRGIRVRIAPEISRPVNLASVVRITPSFKLDFAGYRMTETEEETESTDYRLVPSLSLTGISELSRTYSLKVGSVTSLKHTLRPSIGYEYVPGVSQEGIPEFDFLDVVHRRNLFRYGITSFATVRKEQQLSISNNRVTSYEEWLRFSLFQYYAFGEQYLELKESYFDTHDETEKDDGFSDLFLELDITPHKYVELSYDTAISPDEDLFTRHDVMLSVNMPMGQTIGIDYRYREESETDEVISHFNWNVTPWLTLYMYHDYSLDRNEVLKQTYGFTYRRGCWSLSLSYEKEGKDRRFFVGLNLLGLGQTLLGYSSTSGTEVGD; encoded by the coding sequence ATGCCACCGGGGTACACGAGATTTCTTCTCCTCGTCTGTATCCTGTCGATCCTTTCCGGCATACCGGGCCCATGCCACGCCTTTGAAAGTCCCCTTACGGAAGATGCTAAAAGCATCATAAGTAAAGACCGTAACCCCTGGACGCTCTCGGCCGACACCATAGAGTACGACCGAAACAGGGACGAGTATGTGGCTCGGGGAAAGGTAAGGCTCCAATCAGGTGAAAAGCTGATTCTTGCGGATTATGCCCGGTTTAACCGGCTGAACGGCTCGGTTCACCTCAAAGGCAACGTTCTCCTGAAATACGGAAAAGACTGGATTCGTGGAGCATCGGTCATCTGGAACCTGAACTCCGAAACGGGTTACGTCGAAGAGGGGCTGGCTTATTTTTCGAAAAGCAACTTCTACCTTCAGGCTTCATATCTGGAAAAGCGGGATAACGACGTCTATTACCTGAAGGACGGATTCATAACGACCTGTACTCCGGAAAATCCAGACTGGAAGATCAGCTTTGACCGGCTCAGGGTTCCATCAGAAGGCTTCGCCACAGGGAAGGGCCTTGCCTTCAGAATCGGTTCGGTTCCCGTAGTCTATGTTCCCTGGGGAACCTTCCCGGTAAGGAAACAACGTCAGTCGGGATTCCTTGCTCCCGTCGTCGGGGTATCTGAGCTTCAGGGCTTTGAGCTGGAGATACCCTACTTCTGGGCCGTTGATCGAAGCCGCGACGTTACTCTTTTCGCCCACTACCTTCAGAAAAGAGGCGTCATGGGAGGTGCAGAACTTCGCTGGAGTAGCCTTAAATGGGGAGAAGGCATCCTCATGGCCAACTACCTCCACGACGAAGCCGACCGGGATCACCTTCTTGATCAAAACGTCCCCTTCAAAACCGAAAACCGTTACTGGCTGAGAGGGCTGGCCTCTTTTTCACTTCCTTCCGATGTGGAAGCCCGCCTGAGGCTGGACATGATCAGCGACGAAAATTTTCTCAGGGAATTCGAAAAGGGCTCGCCCTCCTATGAGTACACCGACAAAGCCTTCAGAAACTTTCTCGGAACCGGTGTTCTCGACGACAAAACAATCACCGCCAGAGAATCGAACCTCTACATGATGAAACGCTGGCAGGACTCGGAGCTCACGCTGGACGCTCACTACTGGGACGAAGAAAAGGATATTCTCAGAGACAGAACGACCCAGCTCCTGCCTGCCCTTGCCTACCTTCAGGCGCAAACCCTTTCAAACCGGTTTTCGGCATATTATAACCTGGAATCCTCGGTTACACACTTCTGGCAGGACGAGGGGAATCGGGGGATTCGGGTGAGAATAGCCCCCGAAATCTCCCGTCCGGTAAATCTGGCATCAGTCGTCAGAATTACGCCATCCTTCAAACTGGATTTTGCCGGATACAGGATGACCGAGACGGAAGAAGAAACCGAGTCCACGGACTACAGACTGGTTCCTTCCCTATCCCTTACCGGGATTTCCGAACTCAGCAGAACATATTCTTTAAAAGTCGGAAGCGTGACCTCGCTGAAGCACACCCTGCGCCCTTCAATCGGCTACGAATACGTTCCCGGCGTATCGCAGGAGGGCATCCCGGAATTCGATTTTCTGGACGTAGTCCACCGGAGGAACCTTTTTCGATACGGCATAACATCCTTTGCCACGGTCAGGAAAGAACAACAGCTTTCGATTTCCAACAACAGGGTCACCTCTTACGAAGAATGGCTCAGGTTCAGCCTTTTTCAATACTACGCCTTTGGAGAACAGTATCTGGAACTCAAAGAAAGTTACTTTGACACCCATGACGAAACGGAAAAAGACGACGGCTTTTCCGACCTTTTCCTGGAACTGGACATAACCCCTCACAAATACGTCGAACTCTCCTACGACACCGCAATATCTCCCGACGAAGATCTTTTTACCCGCCACGACGTTATGCTTTCCGTAAATATGCCCATGGGACAGACCATCGGTATTGATTACCGTTACAGGGAAGAATCGGAAACCGACGAAGTTATAAGCCACTTCAACTGGAACGTGACCCCCTGGCTTACCCTTTACATGTATCACGACTATTCTCTGGACAGAAACGAGGTGCTCAAACAGACATACGGATTTACCTATCGCAGGGGATGCTGGTCTCTGAGTCTCAGCTACGAGAAAGAAGGGAAAGACAGGCGCTTTTTCGTTGGCCTCAACTTACTCGGCCTTGGACAAACGCTTCTCGGCTACTCATCTACTTCGGGAACGGAAGTGGGCGATTGA